The following are encoded together in the Ranitomeya imitator isolate aRanImi1 chromosome 4, aRanImi1.pri, whole genome shotgun sequence genome:
- the LOC138673952 gene encoding uncharacterized protein yields the protein MAHHRLTPEQNCLLLHTALLLLHHYSELEQSRRRRDSRRQKRMWVHPIIHEREEKGHFHVLYRDLRSFPDKFSQFCRLSIEAFDRLLILLGPHLTYEDTVMRRAISAEERLLITLRFLATGESYTSLHLQFRVGKSTISQIVRCTCTVIWQKLRPIVMPCPTEETWLQVAAGFQTVANFPNCVGAVDGKHVRVLKPPRSGSRFFNYKKYFSVVLMAVADAHYKFVAIDVGAYGSTGDSRVLQLSQIGLQILRDGGTLPAPRPLPGSTHPVPFVMVSDEAFPLKPHLLRPYPRRALDDRRRIFNYRLSRARRYVECTFGIMCSRWRIFHTAIQLDPETVDTVIKACCVLHNYAREYSTEVVEELQVSELDAVDNFGQGRQCKTGVRVRETFADYFMSPEGAVHWQYSCAGVELPELQRRSDA from the exons ATGGCGCACCATCGTCTAACTCCAGAACAGAACTGCCTACTGTTGCATACGGCACTACTTTTGCTGCACCACTACAGCGAGCTG gagcaatcgcggagaagaagggatagcagacggcaaaaaaggatgtgggttcatcccatCATTCATGAAcgggaggaaaagggacacttccatgttctttatcgtgatttaaggag ctttccagataaattttctcagttttgccgtctttccattgaggcatttgatcgtcttctaattcttcttggtccacacctcacttacgaagatacggtcatgcgaagagcgatctctgcagaagaaaggctgctcatcaccttgcg gtttttagccacaggagagagctacacatccctgcacctccaatttagggttggcaaatcGACCATCTCGCAAATTGTacggtgcacatgtaccgtcatctggcagaagttgcggcccatcgtgatgccttgcccaaccgaggagacttggctgcaggttgcagcaggctttcaaactgtggccaatttccccaactgcgtaggtgctgttgatggcaaacatgtgagagtgctaaagccaccaagatcaggatcacgcttctttaattataagaagtatttttcagtggtcttgatggcggtggctgacgcacattacaagtttgttgccatcgacgttggtgcctatggtagtactggggattctcgggtgttgcaattatcacagattggacttcaaattcttcgagatggcggcacgctcccagcccctAGACCTTTGccaggttccacacatccagtaccctttgtgatggtatcggatgaggcatttcccttgaagccccacctgctgcgcccatacccacgaagagcactggatgaccggcggaggatttttaattataggctgagccgtgcacgaagatatgtggaatgtaccttcgggatcatgtgtagtcggtggaggatctttcacactgccatccagttagatccggagaccgtggacactgtgataaaggcatgctgtgtgctccacaactatgctcgggaATACAGCACTGAGGTAGTTGAGGAATTACAGGTGTCAGAATTAGATGCAGTGGACAACTTTGGTCAAGGAAGGCAATGTAAaacgggtgtgcgtgtgagagaaacctttgcagactacttcatgagtcctgaaggtgccgtgcactggcaatactcttgTGCCGGTGTTGAGCTGCCAGAACTGCAGAGAAGATCTGATGCCTAA
- the LOC138674456 gene encoding uncharacterized protein, whose protein sequence is MKIEQHPEVWDRSSEKYKGAKRDAWPKIVTALFPEWPNLPTQQQTQILGDVKTRWRSVTDRYLKSLKTPSGSSPPRKRVPYGDQLKFILGSRSLRRTESNISAQTPPDLTDGDTTVDSIGEEVEDSIMNSQESPGNMSLSGRSPEISDSLGEHDVAANTTTSTSSDAGANSGGGVSRHMGRGAASVRPVAVKRPVQKKTKQGQIIEQLTSKTLNLLDNSSKQDEHDKFGSFLADRVRTLPRDKQQMFVTAVNCLLMAIDDTPTLPPAPQVMTGIFNVFSNPIMPPPPPPPPPAAASQRYGQAATYRANQVDAYSGHTPVPSSTGHRSSMPNSSVYSQPDLFNPFKTQPILTLKTLPRDGSVLNVKPLSS, encoded by the exons ATGAAGATTGAACAACACCCTGAGGTCTGGGACCGGTCAAGTGAAAAGTACAAGGGGGCAAAACGTGATGCCTGGCCCAAAATAGTAACCGCTCTCTTTCCAGAGTGGCCGAATCTCCCAACACAGCAGCAAACACAGATTT TGGGCGATGTGAAGACGAGATGGCGGTCTGTCACAGACAGATATCTTAAATCACTCAAGACTCCGAGTGGCAGCTCGCCGCCAAGGAAGAGGGTGCCCTATGGAGACCAGCTGAAGTTCATATTGGGAAGCCGGAGTTTGAGGAG AACAGAAAGCAACATCTCTGCCCAAACACCTCCGGACCTTACCGATGGTGACACCACGGTGGACAGTATTGGAGAGGAAGTAGAAGACAGCATAATGAACAGCCAAGAATCTCCGGGGAACATGTCTTTGTCCGGAAGGTCACCCGAAATAAGTGATTCCCTTGGAGAACATGACGTTGCAGCAAATACCACAACTTCTACTTCCTCTGACGCTGGTGCAAACTCTGGTGGCGGTGTGTCGAGGCACATGGGGAGGGGGGCTGCTTCTGTCCGTCCCGTGGCAGTGAAAAGACCGGTGCAAAAGAAGACCAAACAAGGTCAAATTATAGAACAATTAACGAGTAAAACGCTCAATCTTCTTGATAATTCTTCTAAGCAAGATGAGCATGACAAATTTGGGTCATTTTTGGCAGACCGTGTTAGAACACTGCCACGGGACAAGCAGCAAATGTTCGTTACAGCTGTCAATTGTCTGTTAATGGCAATTGATGACACACCAACCCTACCCCCTGCTCCACAAGTAATGACGGGTATTTTCAACGTTTTCAGCAACCCCAttatgcctccaccaccaccaccaccaccaccagctgctGCATCGCAGCGTTACGGACAGGCGGCAACATACAGGGCCAATCAAGTAGATGCGTACAGTGGCCATACACCTGTACCTAGTTCAACTGGCCATCGTTCCAGTATGCCCAATAGCAGTGTCTACTCCCAACCtgacttatttaaccccttcaagacccagcctattttgaccttaaagaccttgcc TAGAGACGGGAGTGTATTGAATGTTAAACCGTTGAGTTCATGA